A stretch of Paenibacillus sp. URB8-2 DNA encodes these proteins:
- a CDS encoding response regulator transcription factor: MAKILVVDDDPHIRELVAVFLKAEGMEVCEASDGREALDFLEDHAVDMVILDVMMPNVDGWQLCRELRKAYDFPLLMLTAKGETSQIVKGFELGSDDYLVKPFEPPVLMARVKALLKRYQISAAQSVAVGRLKMNRKTYEIQSDDGILTLPLKEYELLVNSPPLSLRMKWGLLLASIQGCTRCEAS; encoded by the coding sequence ATGGCAAAAATACTGGTGGTGGACGACGATCCGCACATCCGCGAGTTGGTAGCCGTATTTCTGAAAGCTGAGGGAATGGAAGTATGCGAGGCTTCCGACGGAAGGGAAGCGCTGGATTTTCTTGAAGACCATGCGGTAGACATGGTCATTCTCGATGTTATGATGCCGAACGTGGACGGCTGGCAGCTCTGCCGCGAGCTGCGTAAGGCCTACGATTTTCCGCTGCTTATGCTTACGGCCAAAGGCGAAACTTCGCAGATTGTGAAGGGGTTTGAACTGGGAAGCGATGATTATCTCGTAAAACCGTTCGAGCCTCCCGTATTGATGGCCCGCGTCAAAGCGCTCTTGAAACGGTATCAAATTTCGGCTGCCCAGAGCGTTGCCGTCGGCAGGCTGAAGATGAACCGGAAAACCTATGAAATTCAATCGGATGACGGCATTCTGACGCTGCCGTTGAAAGAGTACGAGCTGCTGGTGAACTCTCCCCCACTTAGCTTACGCATGAAGTGGGGGCTTCTGTTGGCATCGATACAGGGTTGCACACGCTGCGAGGCTTCATGA
- a CDS encoding aminotransferase-like domain-containing protein, which produces MWHSAGISSVDWRPDPASPLPLYAQIAGYFRAKIGCGDWPAGMKLPPQRELARQLGVNRSTVVAALDQLAALGLIEGRQGGGTRIAAERANRGMAGSWNDYVEEGIHYPNLPAVQAINRLEFQPELLRLGTGEPAPELLPGEEMRSILADLARDELPLAYEEPLGSLRLRRALSAELGRSGIQAAPSSILILSGALQGFQLISLGLLPKGSTVLLEKPSYLYSIHSFQSAGVKLHGLPMDGRGLMAEGLEDAAVRTKAALLYTIPAFHNPTGILMDAERRRELMEQTAALGLPVLEDGAYQDLWLDAPPPPPLKALDRNGSVLHLGTLSKSASPGLRIGWVAGPEQVIRRLADIKMQTDYGASSLSQLAAAKWLEDGCHERHCSALRLTLRRRRDLMLELLERHFAGLAEWSKPAGGFYVWLRLNRPVPLPKLFRAALAEGLLLNTGDLYDRSDARHLRLSYAYASPTGLERGLAKLAELIRRFNRMA; this is translated from the coding sequence ATGTGGCACAGCGCCGGCATTTCTTCGGTAGACTGGCGCCCGGACCCGGCTTCGCCGCTGCCGCTCTATGCGCAAATCGCCGGATATTTCCGCGCCAAAATCGGCTGCGGCGACTGGCCGGCGGGCATGAAGCTGCCGCCGCAGCGCGAGCTGGCCCGTCAGCTTGGCGTCAACCGCAGCACGGTTGTTGCGGCGCTCGATCAACTCGCCGCGCTCGGACTCATCGAAGGAAGGCAGGGCGGCGGCACGAGGATAGCCGCGGAAAGAGCAAACCGGGGGATGGCGGGAAGCTGGAACGATTATGTGGAGGAAGGCATCCATTATCCCAATTTGCCGGCCGTTCAGGCGATCAACCGCCTGGAATTTCAGCCGGAGCTGCTTCGGCTCGGAACGGGAGAGCCCGCTCCCGAGCTGCTGCCGGGTGAAGAAATGCGCTCTATTCTGGCCGACTTGGCCCGGGACGAGCTGCCGCTGGCGTACGAGGAACCGCTCGGCAGCCTGCGGCTTCGGAGGGCACTCAGCGCGGAGCTGGGCCGAAGCGGCATTCAGGCGGCTCCCTCCTCGATTCTGATTCTTTCCGGGGCGCTTCAAGGCTTTCAGCTGATTTCCCTCGGCCTGCTGCCTAAGGGATCGACCGTTCTGCTGGAGAAGCCCTCCTATTTGTACTCCATTCATTCTTTTCAGTCGGCGGGGGTCAAGCTGCACGGTCTGCCCATGGACGGCCGGGGCCTCATGGCGGAAGGACTGGAGGACGCAGCCGTTCGAACCAAGGCGGCGCTGCTGTATACGATTCCCGCCTTTCATAATCCGACGGGCATTCTCATGGATGCGGAGCGGAGGCGGGAACTGATGGAGCAGACCGCCGCGCTGGGATTGCCGGTCCTGGAGGACGGAGCTTATCAGGACCTGTGGCTGGATGCCCCTCCTCCCCCGCCGCTGAAAGCTCTGGACAGAAACGGAAGCGTTCTGCACCTGGGCACTCTGTCCAAATCCGCTAGTCCCGGTCTACGTATCGGTTGGGTTGCCGGTCCCGAGCAGGTGATCCGGCGTCTCGCCGATATCAAAATGCAGACCGACTACGGCGCAAGCTCTCTCTCGCAGCTGGCGGCGGCCAAGTGGCTGGAGGACGGCTGCCACGAACGGCATTGCAGCGCCCTGCGCCTCACGCTGCGCCGCCGGCGCGATCTGATGCTGGAGCTGCTGGAGCGCCATTTTGCTGGACTGGCGGAATGGAGCAAGCCTGCGGGCGGCTTCTATGTATGGCTGCGCCTGAACCGGCCCGTGCCGCTGCCGAAGCTGTTCCGCGCGGCGCTGGCGGAAGGCCTGCTGCTGAACACCGGCGATCTGTACGACCGTTCCGACGCAAGGCATCTTCGCCTGTCCTACGCTTATGCCTCCCCAACCGGACTGGAACGGGGACTTGCCAAGCTGGCGGAGCTTATCCGCCGGTTTAACCGGATGGCCTGA
- the mobA gene encoding molybdenum cofactor guanylyltransferase translates to MMQIAGIIIAGGRSRRMGADKALLEFGGIPAIARVAAALGEIAEPVTVACGEKEREDYRFLRLQQAADRFPGCGPLAGLHAGMSVSPVDWHFAAACDLPFASAAFMRYIMDALERSAGRAAAVPVSVSGKVQPLLGLYHKSTLPGLEMALSQGRFKVMEWLESLDVLYVPESGFAGALDGGPSPLLNMNTPEDYRAAADWLV, encoded by the coding sequence ATGATGCAAATTGCCGGAATCATCATCGCCGGAGGCCGCTCCAGGCGGATGGGTGCCGACAAAGCGCTTCTGGAATTCGGCGGCATTCCGGCGATTGCCCGCGTTGCCGCCGCGCTCGGTGAAATCGCGGAGCCGGTGACGGTCGCCTGCGGAGAGAAGGAGCGGGAGGACTACCGTTTCCTGCGGCTTCAGCAGGCTGCGGACCGCTTCCCCGGCTGCGGTCCGCTGGCAGGACTCCATGCAGGCATGAGCGTTTCGCCAGTGGACTGGCATTTTGCCGCCGCCTGCGATTTGCCGTTCGCTTCCGCAGCGTTTATGCGGTATATCATGGACGCCTTGGAACGGAGCGCCGGGCGGGCTGCGGCCGTGCCGGTCTCTGTCTCGGGCAAAGTCCAGCCGCTGCTGGGGCTGTACCATAAGTCTACCCTTCCGGGATTGGAAATGGCCTTATCCCAGGGAAGATTCAAGGTTATGGAATGGCTGGAGAGCCTGGATGTGCTGTATGTCCCGGAATCGGGCTTTGCGGGCGCTTTGGACGGAGGGCCATCTCCCCTGCTCAACATGAACACTCCGGAAGATTACCGCGCCGCCGCGGATTGGCTAGTTTAA
- a CDS encoding sensor histidine kinase: protein MGCARGFRASGASARKPPERERLERRRPEQTARTRRPRSERSRSFYIPIMNAVRRIAQGDFTVKVEHVERYGQFGELVEEINEMASELSRMETMTQDFISNVSHEIQSPLTSIRGFARALRSDEISRETREHYLDIIEAESARLSGVSDSLLKLSVLESGNFPFEAKPYRLDKQLRNMILACEPQWMGKGVEVEAELAETTVTAVEDLLSQVWTNLLHNSIKFTPAGGTITVAARPLNGGAEVVISDTGAGIGEEDLPRIFERFFKADKARSSGGGGSGLGLSLVKKIIDLHQGDVRAESHPGEGAAFVVTLPGPQDKRQT from the coding sequence ATCGGCTGCGCGAGAGGTTTCCGGGCGAGCGGGGCGTCGGCGCGTAAGCCTCCTGAGCGAGAGCGCCTTGAGAGAAGGCGTCCCGAGCAAACAGCCCGGACCCGCCGTCCGCGCAGTGAGCGGTCCAGGTCCTTTTATATCCCGATTATGAACGCCGTCCGGCGGATTGCCCAAGGCGATTTTACCGTCAAGGTGGAACACGTCGAGCGCTACGGCCAGTTCGGCGAGCTGGTGGAGGAGATCAATGAAATGGCCAGCGAGCTGAGCCGGATGGAGACGATGACCCAGGATTTCATCTCGAATGTGTCGCATGAAATCCAGTCGCCGCTCACTTCCATCCGGGGCTTCGCCCGCGCGCTGCGCAGCGACGAGATCAGCCGGGAGACCCGAGAGCATTATTTGGATATCATCGAGGCGGAAAGCGCCAGGCTGTCGGGAGTGAGCGACAGTCTGCTGAAGCTGTCGGTATTGGAGTCGGGGAACTTCCCGTTCGAAGCGAAGCCTTACCGCCTGGACAAACAGCTTCGAAACATGATTCTGGCCTGCGAGCCGCAGTGGATGGGCAAAGGGGTTGAAGTGGAAGCGGAGCTTGCGGAAACGACGGTGACGGCGGTGGAAGATCTGCTAAGCCAGGTCTGGACCAATCTGCTGCATAACAGCATCAAGTTTACTCCGGCGGGCGGGACGATCACCGTTGCCGCGCGTCCTCTGAATGGGGGAGCGGAGGTCGTGATCTCCGATACCGGCGCGGGTATCGGAGAAGAAGATTTGCCCCGCATCTTCGAACGGTTCTTCAAGGCGGACAAGGCGAGAAGCTCGGGCGGCGGGGGCAGCGGGCTGGGACTGTCGCTGGTGAAGAAGATCATCGACCTTCACCAGGGTGATGTCCGCGCGGAGAGCCATCCCGGGGAGGGAGCGGCGTTTGTCGTTACGCTGCCCGGGCCGCAGGATAAGCGGCAGACGTAG
- a CDS encoding ABC transporter ATP-binding protein: protein MTNSTSTDRKSIRSFLKLLKETKPPYGLLALAITLSVISTLVSLVIPMFTKGLVDGFSLSSVSRLQIAGIAGAFVAQTIAAGVSVYLLNYAGQKIVAGLRDRLWRKLLALPVSYYNDIRTGESVSRMTNDTGIIKTLVSEHAASLFTGLISIIGSISVLFYLNWRMTLVLFTVLPLSALILVPLGRKMYKISKGMQDETASFTAVLSGVLSEIRLVKASGAERREYESGKSVIMNLLSYGIREGKVSAWITPLVSFVFMMLLVVIIGYGGVQVSSGALTAGELVAFILYLIQIVMPLTQLTTFFTQIQKAMGASERIMETLMHEEENYEGEEMADGGRLPIALDNVSFGYKKGESVLNKVSCSIAPGEVTAIVGPSGGGKTTLFSLLERFYEPQEGVIRLGGKPISDFSLSSWRGAIGYVSQESPLLAGTIADNLRYGLGREVDLTEMRKAAAMAYADTFIDELPDDYDTDVGERGVKLSGGQRQRIAIARALLRDPKILMLDEATSSLDSKSEAVVQKALSNLMKGRTTIVIAHRLSTVVNADQILFMEKGEITGRGRHEELLLEHKLYREFAQQQLQTADTEPREHGEGEESAGHGKNTGGGRRSAHPRVGSRISES from the coding sequence ATGACGAACTCAACGTCGACGGATCGAAAGAGCATCCGTTCATTTCTGAAATTGCTTAAAGAAACGAAGCCGCCGTATGGCCTGCTGGCCCTGGCTATTACCCTTAGCGTCATTTCCACGCTGGTGTCCCTCGTTATTCCCATGTTTACCAAAGGGCTGGTCGACGGCTTCTCGCTGTCCTCGGTAAGCCGGCTGCAGATCGCCGGAATCGCCGGCGCCTTCGTCGCCCAGACCATAGCTGCGGGCGTGTCCGTCTATCTGCTGAACTATGCGGGGCAGAAGATCGTGGCCGGTCTCAGAGACCGGCTGTGGCGCAAGCTTCTGGCGCTTCCTGTCTCCTATTACAACGATATCCGGACGGGGGAGAGCGTCAGCCGCATGACGAACGATACGGGCATCATCAAGACGCTTGTATCGGAGCATGCCGCCAGTCTGTTCACCGGCCTCATTTCCATCATCGGCTCGATCTCGGTACTCTTTTATTTGAATTGGAGAATGACGCTGGTTCTGTTCACCGTGCTGCCTCTTTCGGCGCTGATTCTCGTTCCGCTGGGCCGGAAGATGTACAAGATCTCCAAAGGCATGCAGGATGAGACGGCTTCCTTCACGGCGGTGCTGAGCGGGGTGCTGTCAGAAATCAGGCTCGTTAAGGCGTCCGGAGCGGAGCGCCGGGAATACGAATCCGGAAAAAGCGTCATTATGAACCTGCTCTCCTACGGTATACGCGAGGGCAAGGTCAGCGCATGGATCACTCCGCTTGTCTCGTTCGTATTTATGATGCTGCTGGTCGTCATTATCGGTTACGGCGGCGTACAGGTGTCCAGCGGCGCGCTGACGGCGGGGGAGCTGGTTGCTTTTATCCTGTATCTGATCCAGATCGTTATGCCGCTCACCCAGCTGACCACCTTCTTCACCCAAATTCAGAAAGCCATGGGCGCTTCGGAACGGATCATGGAGACGCTGATGCATGAAGAAGAGAACTATGAAGGGGAAGAGATGGCGGACGGCGGGCGTCTGCCGATTGCACTGGACAATGTTTCCTTCGGGTATAAAAAAGGCGAGTCCGTGCTGAACAAGGTAAGCTGCTCCATCGCGCCGGGTGAGGTAACGGCGATTGTCGGACCAAGCGGCGGCGGAAAGACGACGCTGTTCTCCCTGCTGGAACGCTTCTATGAGCCGCAGGAAGGCGTGATCCGGCTTGGCGGCAAGCCGATTTCCGATTTCTCGCTGTCCTCCTGGCGCGGCGCTATCGGCTATGTCTCCCAGGAAAGCCCGCTGCTGGCCGGCACGATTGCCGACAATCTCCGCTACGGACTTGGCCGCGAGGTTGATTTAACGGAAATGCGAAAGGCGGCGGCCATGGCGTATGCCGACACCTTTATCGACGAGCTGCCGGACGACTACGACACTGATGTCGGCGAGCGCGGCGTGAAGCTGTCCGGCGGACAGCGGCAGCGGATCGCAATCGCTCGGGCGCTGCTGAGAGATCCGAAGATCCTGATGCTGGACGAAGCCACTTCGAGTCTCGACAGCAAATCCGAGGCGGTTGTGCAGAAGGCGCTGTCCAATTTGATGAAGGGTCGGACGACGATCGTGATCGCGCACCGGCTGTCTACGGTGGTCAATGCCGACCAGATTCTTTTTATGGAAAAAGGCGAGATTACCGGCAGGGGAAGACACGAAGAACTGCTGCTGGAGCATAAGCTCTACCGCGAATTTGCGCAGCAGCAGCTGCAAACGGCCGATACGGAACCAAGAGAACACGGCGAAGGGGAGGAGAGTGCCGGGCATGGCAAAAATACTGGTGGTGGACGACGATCCGCACATCCGCGAGTTGGTAGCCGTATTTCTGAAAGCTGA
- a CDS encoding RNA-guided endonuclease TnpB family protein, producing MKVVKTLKHPIMSHHRMLDATLLVYQEALSFLITVIQEQFMALESLSTQAVVTAVERLTHRTRHNPNPLYAEFDQRFYKFPSYFRRSAIAEAFGIVKSHHSRFQLWQAERQHAGQEGKRFSKKPPTLQARHQAFPCLYKGNMFKRTSDTTANIKIFHQGDWVWLPITFKGQDLFKRNVWSMKECSPTLVRKGKRYALHIAYEGEVKLTQAELSKQRVCAVDLGLTNSAVCSVMDANGTVLARVFINQAKEKDRLRQITGKLKQAQRQSGIGAKPNFWRRMNGLQTHIVHDTAHQILAFAQKHSADVIVMEYLGKMRLPKGTWGAKRLRAKLQFWAKRRIQTKVTEMAHFLGMRVSMVNPVNTSALAFDGSGFVQRNTKRDVAVFATGKTYHADLNASYNIGARYVLRSIHKAISEKMWLSLEAKDPSLAKRTYWTLASLIRVQQALSL from the coding sequence ATGAAGGTGGTCAAAACACTCAAACATCCGATTATGTCTCACCACCGCATGCTAGATGCGACTCTCCTTGTGTATCAAGAGGCGCTCTCGTTCTTGATTACGGTCATTCAAGAGCAGTTTATGGCCTTGGAATCGTTATCCACCCAAGCGGTTGTGACAGCGGTAGAACGGCTGACTCACCGTACCAGACATAATCCGAATCCGCTCTACGCCGAGTTTGATCAACGATTCTATAAGTTTCCTTCGTACTTCCGCAGAAGTGCTATTGCGGAAGCGTTTGGCATTGTGAAAAGTCATCATTCCCGTTTTCAGCTTTGGCAAGCCGAGCGACAACATGCTGGGCAAGAAGGGAAACGCTTTTCGAAAAAACCGCCGACACTCCAAGCTCGGCATCAGGCGTTCCCTTGCTTGTACAAAGGCAATATGTTCAAACGAACCTCCGATACGACAGCCAACATCAAGATATTTCATCAAGGCGATTGGGTATGGCTCCCCATTACTTTTAAAGGCCAAGACCTATTCAAACGTAACGTGTGGAGCATGAAAGAATGCAGCCCCACATTAGTCCGAAAAGGAAAACGCTATGCCCTTCATATCGCCTATGAAGGGGAGGTGAAGTTGACTCAGGCGGAACTTTCCAAGCAGCGGGTGTGTGCCGTTGATTTGGGGTTAACGAATTCCGCAGTTTGTTCCGTGATGGACGCTAACGGCACTGTCTTGGCGAGGGTATTTATCAACCAAGCCAAAGAAAAAGACCGATTGCGCCAAATCACAGGCAAACTGAAACAAGCCCAGCGACAATCCGGTATAGGGGCAAAACCGAATTTCTGGCGGCGGATGAATGGCTTACAGACGCATATCGTCCACGATACCGCGCATCAAATCCTCGCCTTTGCCCAAAAGCACAGCGCAGATGTCATTGTCATGGAGTATTTAGGCAAGATGCGTTTGCCTAAAGGAACGTGGGGAGCCAAGCGGCTTCGTGCCAAACTCCAGTTTTGGGCGAAACGGCGCATCCAAACAAAAGTGACCGAAATGGCGCATTTTCTGGGGATGCGGGTTTCCATGGTCAACCCTGTGAATACAAGTGCGCTTGCTTTTGATGGCAGTGGATTTGTACAACGAAACACGAAGCGTGATGTTGCTGTATTCGCAACAGGCAAAACGTATCACGCGGACCTTAATGCCTCGTATAACATCGGCGCACGGTACGTGTTGCGCAGTATACACAAAGCCATATCTGAAAAGATGTGGTTGTCCTTGGAGGCCAAAGACCCTTCATTGGCAAAACGAACGTATTGGACGTTGGCTTCCCTCATTCGGGTGCAACAGGCGTTGAGTCTTTAG
- a CDS encoding LysE/ArgO family amino acid transporter, whose translation MTEVVMHGVILAVGLILPLGAQNIFVFNQGALHSRYTRALPVVITAALCDTLLIFAAVGGVSLAVLSLHWLTPFIYGAGAVFLTVMGRQILRGGTAGEQAAVLPPKEQVAYALSVSLLNPHALMDTVGVIGTSSLQYGAAERWAFAAAAAGVSWLWFMGLSAAGRALGKADPSGRLVRLLNIFSALLLWGMAGYMAWKLWAELTV comes from the coding sequence TTGACGGAAGTCGTCATGCATGGGGTTATTTTGGCCGTCGGCCTTATTCTGCCGCTTGGGGCGCAGAATATTTTTGTGTTTAACCAGGGAGCGCTGCATTCCCGGTATACCCGCGCGCTTCCCGTCGTGATAACGGCGGCGCTGTGCGATACGCTGCTGATCTTCGCAGCCGTAGGCGGAGTGTCCCTGGCGGTGCTGTCGCTCCATTGGCTGACCCCCTTCATTTATGGGGCGGGCGCCGTCTTTTTGACCGTGATGGGCCGACAAATTCTGCGAGGGGGCACAGCGGGAGAACAAGCCGCCGTTCTTCCTCCGAAAGAACAGGTAGCCTATGCGCTGTCGGTGTCGCTGCTTAACCCGCATGCTCTGATGGACACGGTGGGCGTGATCGGAACAAGCTCCCTGCAGTATGGCGCCGCGGAGCGTTGGGCGTTCGCCGCCGCGGCCGCCGGGGTATCCTGGCTGTGGTTCATGGGCTTGTCCGCCGCCGGAAGGGCGCTCGGCAAGGCCGATCCTTCCGGCCGGCTGGTGCGGCTGCTGAACATATTCTCGGCGCTGCTGCTCTGGGGAATGGCCGGCTACATGGCCTGGAAGCTGTGGGCCGAGCTTACGGTCTAA